GGCTCCTGCCCGCCGAACTGATCGCAGGGGCATCCGATGATCACCAGCCCGCGGTCCCGGTAGCGCCGCCACAGCTGCTCGAGACCGGCATACTGCGGTGTGAAACCGCACTGGCTGGCCACATTGACCAGCAGCACCACCTGGCCATCGAATTGTGCCAGCGGCCAGGGTTGGCCATCGATCCCGGTCAGGGAAAAATCATGAAGGGTCGGCATACCCTGAAGTTATTCGCAAACATCCGCCCGGTCATGATCCCGCAACGCCCCGGGAAGCGCCGCGATCCATCGGCGATCGCACCATGACGGATCCCCACGGCGGAGCCGATACTCAGGAGGTATCTTTTGGTGACCTCCCACCCTGCCTGCATGCTCCGACGAATCCGCGTGGCTCTCGGACGGCTTCTCGCCGTGGCACTCGGACTCCTGTGCCTTCCGCTGGCATGCCGCGAACGACCGGTGCCGCTGATCGGATCCGCGCTGGGGAGCACGTTCAATTCGGCCGTCAGGCTCGCATTGGAAGACGCGACGCAAGGGAACGGGGCGGTCCTGGTGGACACGCTCCTGCTGGCGGAGTCGAGCTCGATCGCCGCATCGGCCATCGAACTGGCGAGTACGCTGCTCGGTCATCCCAACATCGTCGCGGTCATCGGTCACACCAACAGCAGCGCGAGTCTGGCGGCGGCCCAGCTCTACAACGATGCGAAGGTGGTGGAACTGGCGCCGACGTCCACCGCACAACTCTATTCGTCGGCCGGCCCCTTCTCTTTCCGCATGGTGCCGCCCGACCAGCGACAGGGACGCGTGCTCGCGCAAGCCGTGGCACAGGAACGGCCAACGGGCGCGCGCGTCGCCGTGTTGTATGTCAACGACGACTACGGTCGCAGTCTCCGCTCCGTGGTATCGGCGGCGCTCGATTCGCTCCAGCTCCCGATCGTCGCCGAATTGCCGCATCTCGACAGTCCCGGGAGAGCCCGCACCGTACTCGGCGATATCGCCTCGGTCATCCAGGCCCGCCCCAATGCCATCGTGTGGCTCGGACGCCCCACCACGCTGCGCGCGGTACTGCCGGCCATCAGGTCGGCGCTCGGCCCCATTCCGGTGTTGGCGAGCGATGCCACCACCTCGTGGACATTCGGAGGGAACGTCGACGGCGCGCTCACCGACGTGCGTTACGTCGATTTTGTCGACCTCGACGCGACCCCGGAAGGCCGCGACTTCCGCGAACGGTACCGCGCCAGATTCGGCGGGATACCCGGTGCCGGCGAGGCGCTCGCCTACGATGCCATGCGGGTACTGATCGAGGCCGTGCGCAGCGGCGCACGTACCGGAGACGAGGTGCGGCGTTTCCTCGATGATCTCGGTCGCGGAAGGCCCGCCTTTCAGGGCGTGACCGGACCGATCACGTTCTCGATTCAGGGCGACATGCGCCGGGATCCGATCCTGTTGCGCATCCCCGCCCCGGAATCCCTCGCCGTCGTCCCCCCGTGAACACCGGCATCGCAGATCGCGCGGTCACCGACGCGATGGAACGGGGTGATCGTGCACCGAAACCACGTGCTCCGCGCTCGCTGCGCGAGCGCCTCTTTCTCACCGGCGTGGTCATGGCCATCGGCACCGTGATCGCGCTCGCGGCGATGGCGGCCACCGGCGCCCGTGAACAGGCACGACTGCGCCGCACCACGGCGCACATCATCGAAGAACAGCGTATCGGTGATGCGGTGATTCGCGGGGTGATGCGGCAACTGGCCATCGCCGGCGATCCGACCAGTCGCGGTTCGCGGGCCCGCCTCGCGATCTTCGATTCGCTGGGCCGCGGTGTCTACGACGACCTGCGTCGATATCTCTTCCGCACGCTCTCCGCGGCGGAGCGGCTCCAGATCGAGTCCGTGAAGGAAGAGCATCAGCAGATGGAAGTGGCCGCCCGTCGTGTGATGGCCACCGGCGATCAGCAGACCGCCGCCGTTGCCGCCGGCAACAACGAGATGGTGTTGCATGCCTTTCAGTTGCTCGACGCGCTCCAGGGATTCGTCGACCTGCGGGAGCAGGCACTGACGGTGCTGGCGGACACGCAGGGCAGTACGCTGCGGCGTCTCATGATCGGCAGCATCGCCTTCATCGCGACGATGTTCCTGCTGCAACTGTTCCTCGCCATGCGCTTCGTGCGCAGTCGCGTGACGGAGCCCCTGCATCAATTCACCGAGGCCGTGGCCCGGGTGGGCGCCGGCAATCTCGATGTGCGCATGCCTCCCCCCGCCGATCGTGAATTTTCATCCACGTTCGCCGCGTTCAACGACATGTCGGCCAGTCTCGCGACCGCACGGGCCGATCTCGAAGCGCGCAATGCCGCGCTCTCGGTGGCATTGGCCCGGGTGCGCGAAACCCAGGATGAGCTTGTGCAAGCCGAGAAGCTCGGCGCCATCGGCCGTATGACCGCGGGACTGGCGCACGAACTCAACAATCCGCTGGCCACGGTGCTGGCCACCAGCGAGTTGCTCGCGGCGCGTCTCACGGAAAACGATCCGCCGGCCATGACGGAACTCTCCGTCGAATTCGTGGAGCCCATGCGCCGGGAGGCACAGCGCGCCCGCCTGCTGGTCCGGAGTCTGCTGCAATTCGCCCGACGCGCGGACAGTGAGATCACGGCGGTCTCTCTGCGTGACAGCATCGAAGTCATCCGCGATCTGCGGAAGTTCGCGTTTGCCAACCTGGGTATCACCCTGCGGGTCGATCCGGTACCCGAGGTGCTGGTGATGGCGGAACGGCAGCAATTGCAGGGGGTTCTGCTCAACGTGATCAACAATGCGCTCGATGCGCTGGCACCGCGTCGTCGCGGACTGGTGCACATCGCGACGCATGTCGATGCCGACCATGTCGATGTCGTCATCGAAGACGATGGCCCGGGCCTTCGCGATCCTTCGCGTGTCTTCGAAGCGTTCTACACCACCAAGGGCGTCGGCGAGGGAACGGGCCTCGGACTGGCATTGGCCGAACGGTTCATGACCGCGTTCGGTGGAACGATCACGGCGGAGAATCGCCCCGAAGGTGGTGCCCGCTTCACGCTCCGTTTCGTGCGATCCGAAGGACCGGCACCCACGGGTTCACCGGAAGACGAGGTGATGGTTCTGCCTGCCCGTCAGATTCCGATACCCACCACCACCCGTCAACGGATCCTCGTGGTGGATGATGAGCCATCCATTCAGCGGGCCCAGGCCCTGCTGTTGCAGCGCCTCGATCTCGACGTCGTCCTGTGTGACAATGTCGAATCCGCCCGCGCGGCGATCACGGACCAGGAATTCCACGCCGTTCTCTGCGACGTGAAAATGCCGGGTGAGAGCGGCATCGTGCTCTTCGAATGGATCCGCCGGGAAATGCCATCGATGGTACCACATTTTCTCTTCGTCACGGGCGACGTGGCTGCTGTCGAACTCGCCGAGCTCGTCGCGGAATTTCCCGATGCGTTCATCTCGAAGCCATTCGACGCGCGGGAATATCTGACCCGGGTGGAACGCGCGCTCAGGTGAGCGGAGACCGGAGGTGGGTACCGATGCGGAACAGTGCCGCATCCGGATCGGGCGTCCCATTGATTGCCGCACTCACCACCTGCGCCGCCACGACACTGAAGGTGATGCCGTTACCGCCGAACCCGGCCACCACCCAGGCGCGGGAATGTCCCGGCAGCCGATCGATCAAGGGCAACCCCGACGTCGACTCCCCGAACGCTCCACCCCAGGCGTGTGTGACCTGCACGGACCTGTCCGGCAGTATGGCGCCAACATCCCGGGCGAGCAGCCGCGCCTTGCGTGGCAGACGCCGCCGATCGGTATGGGCCGATCCCGATCGTTCGTCCCGACCGCCCGCCAGCAACCGTCCATCCGGCAGTGCCCGCAGATACAGATAGGGTGTCGCCGCTTCCCACACGATCGTGTGACGCAACCACGCCGGCACGGGCCTTGTGGGGCGTGCCGCGATGGCCCACGTGCTGAGAATGTGATGCGTGCTTCGGGGTACGATGGTCGGCACTTCATACCCACTGCAGAAGACCACGTGATTGGCGACCAGTACACGACCTTCCGAGGCCACCAGCATCACGCCGTCGCGCGCGCGCTGCACATCGACGATGTCGGCATCATGGAAGAGCCGAGCGCCGGCCCGGATGGATCGGCGAAGCAATCCGGCAGTGAGCCTGACCGGGTGCGCCACGGCCGCCCCGGCGCTGAGAATGGCTCCCGTGCGTTCGATGCCGTAGTGCTCCCGCAAGGTACGTCCATCCAGGTAGTGCGCGGAAAGCCCCGCACGCTGCCGGCTCTCCACCTCGTACTGCAATGCCCGTCGGCCATAACGCGAACCCGCGAGATAGAGGCTCTCGCACGACGTGAACTGACAGCGCAGATGGTCGGCCCTGACGATATCGCCCAGATCCGCCACCGCCCGCGCCGATCGTTGCCACGCCCGCTTCGCCCGTGACCAGCCGATCTGTCGTGCGAGCCGATACAGCGGCACGTCGAGTTCGTATTGCAGCAATGCCGTGGAGGCGAGCGTACTGCCCGCGACGGGCCGTCGTCGATCGACGATGACGACGTCACGCCCGGACAGCCGAAGAGCGCGGGCGACCAGTGCACCACTGATCCCCGCGCCCACCACGACCACATCGGCCACCACGGTGGATGGCAGCGGCCGACTCGGCACCGTTGTGCCGGAATCACCGGCCCATACGGTCTCACCCCGTCGCAATCGTCGACGGGGCGACCATGTCATCGCATGCCGGTGTTGGACGGTGGCACGGCATCCGCCCGCTCGTCCCGGGCCAGTTGTTCACGATACCGGGCGAGTTCCTGTTCCACCTTGTCCTTGGACTCACCGTACCGCTGCTGGATCAGCCCCGAGAGCTGCTCCCACTTGCCTTCGAGCTGGTCGAGCTCGTCGTCCGTGAGTTTGCCCCACTGTTCCTTCAGCTTGCCTTTGACCTGGGTCCAGGCGCCCTTTACGCGATCGGTATTCATGAAGAACTCCGAGGTGTCGAGAATGAAAGTCGCAGCGCGACTTCAGGGCCGCAGCTCATATAGCCGAGGCTCTCGAAGGATCGTTCCCGCCACGGTTCGACACAGTTGCCCGCCCGACGCATCTTTCTCCCCTCCCTTCCGCCGAAGCCCGCCTCTCTCTTTTGGCCGATGCCGGCCGCCGAAAACGTTCCGAACCCAGTCTGCGATCTACCCCTTTTGGATAATGCCGGTGGCCCGGATCACTGATGACCTTACGCCACGTTCCTCGTGGATCAGCCCGTGCGGTCATGATGCCGACAGTCAGGAAGGTGATGACCGTGACATTGGCAGTTCTCCTCGTTCGTGTTCGCGCCCGTGCCTTCAGTTCGCCGATACGCCCGCTCGTTTGTGGTGCGCTGCTCCGCGCACCAGGCCTACGCACACTGGCGCGACCATGTCACTCTGGCCGCCGATTTCCCCCATGGCGTTCACGCCATGACGCACGGTGCGCGCACACGATGGCGGGCCACCTGGAATGACCAGACCTGCATGTGGGAAACCGTCTGCACGGCCGACGTGCCCGGCCGCTTGCTGACCTGGACCACCGCCACATCGGAATGTGCGCGCCATAGCTGGGATTTCTGGTTCGCCGAGCGGGCCGACGGTTGGGGTACGGATATCCAGCTGGTGGTCGTGCTGGAATCGGCGGACGCGGACGACGATGCTCCGTCCGTATTTTCCGATCCGCTGCTCGATCCCGATCCGGATCAGACGCTCGATCAGTTGATCCTTCTCTGGCAGGCTCGGCTCGCGCACGCGTCCTGACTTCCTTCCCGTTCTGCGATCATGGCCGTTCCGCCCCGCGGCGCTCAGAAATCTTTCAGCAACCCGTTCGACCGGCTCA
The DNA window shown above is from Gemmatimonas aurantiaca and carries:
- a CDS encoding FAD-binding oxidoreductase; protein product: MTWSPRRRLRRGETVWAGDSGTTVPSRPLPSTVVADVVVVGAGISGALVARALRLSGRDVVIVDRRRPVAGSTLASTALLQYELDVPLYRLARQIGWSRAKRAWQRSARAVADLGDIVRADHLRCQFTSCESLYLAGSRYGRRALQYEVESRQRAGLSAHYLDGRTLREHYGIERTGAILSAGAAVAHPVRLTAGLLRRSIRAGARLFHDADIVDVQRARDGVMLVASEGRVLVANHVVFCSGYEVPTIVPRSTHHILSTWAIAARPTRPVPAWLRHTIVWEAATPYLYLRALPDGRLLAGGRDERSGSAHTDRRRLPRKARLLARDVGAILPDRSVQVTHAWGGAFGESTSGLPLIDRLPGHSRAWVVAGFGGNGITFSVVAAQVVSAAINGTPDPDAALFRIGTHLRSPLT
- a CDS encoding ABC transporter substrate-binding protein, with translation MLRRIRVALGRLLAVALGLLCLPLACRERPVPLIGSALGSTFNSAVRLALEDATQGNGAVLVDTLLLAESSSIAASAIELASTLLGHPNIVAVIGHTNSSASLAAAQLYNDAKVVELAPTSTAQLYSSAGPFSFRMVPPDQRQGRVLAQAVAQERPTGARVAVLYVNDDYGRSLRSVVSAALDSLQLPIVAELPHLDSPGRARTVLGDIASVIQARPNAIVWLGRPTTLRAVLPAIRSALGPIPVLASDATTSWTFGGNVDGALTDVRYVDFVDLDATPEGRDFRERYRARFGGIPGAGEALAYDAMRVLIEAVRSGARTGDEVRRFLDDLGRGRPAFQGVTGPITFSIQGDMRRDPILLRIPAPESLAVVPP
- a CDS encoding CsbD family protein → MNTDRVKGAWTQVKGKLKEQWGKLTDDELDQLEGKWEQLSGLIQQRYGESKDKVEQELARYREQLARDERADAVPPSNTGMR
- a CDS encoding ATP-binding protein; its protein translation is MNTGIADRAVTDAMERGDRAPKPRAPRSLRERLFLTGVVMAIGTVIALAAMAATGAREQARLRRTTAHIIEEQRIGDAVIRGVMRQLAIAGDPTSRGSRARLAIFDSLGRGVYDDLRRYLFRTLSAAERLQIESVKEEHQQMEVAARRVMATGDQQTAAVAAGNNEMVLHAFQLLDALQGFVDLREQALTVLADTQGSTLRRLMIGSIAFIATMFLLQLFLAMRFVRSRVTEPLHQFTEAVARVGAGNLDVRMPPPADREFSSTFAAFNDMSASLATARADLEARNAALSVALARVRETQDELVQAEKLGAIGRMTAGLAHELNNPLATVLATSELLAARLTENDPPAMTELSVEFVEPMRREAQRARLLVRSLLQFARRADSEITAVSLRDSIEVIRDLRKFAFANLGITLRVDPVPEVLVMAERQQLQGVLLNVINNALDALAPRRRGLVHIATHVDADHVDVVIEDDGPGLRDPSRVFEAFYTTKGVGEGTGLGLALAERFMTAFGGTITAENRPEGGARFTLRFVRSEGPAPTGSPEDEVMVLPARQIPIPTTTRQRILVVDDEPSIQRAQALLLQRLDLDVVLCDNVESARAAITDQEFHAVLCDVKMPGESGIVLFEWIRREMPSMVPHFLFVTGDVAAVELAELVAEFPDAFISKPFDAREYLTRVERALR